In the Acidimicrobiales bacterium genome, one interval contains:
- a CDS encoding carboxyl transferase domain-containing protein, translated as MSETWEPEVAELRRREALAREMGGPEKVARQHAAGRLTVRERIDALLDPGSFHEVGALAGKATYDEDGALASFTPANFVFGRGRVDGRPVVVGGDDFTVRGGAADAAIFGKQVMAERMANELRLPLVRLVDGTGGGGSVKSLDQDRRTYVPWNPGWELVVGNLATVPVVALALGPVAGLGAARVVSSHYSVMVRATAQVFVAGPPLVARVGEQVDKEGLGGSAIHTANGVVDDGVDSEEEAFERARRFLSYLPSSVDEVAARTEPEDDPERREEWLIGAVPRDRRTVYRPRPIVEAVVDRGSWFELGRGWGRSAVTGLARLDGWPVAVLAGDPYHYGGGWTAAAADKVTRFVDLADTFHLPVVHLVDQPGFVIGSAAERAGTIRAGARTLAAIHQASVPWCSVILRKVFGVAGAAHQDASRLSYRYAWPSGDWGSLPLEGGVEAAYKAQLEAEPDEAARAALLEELTARLERVRSPFRTAEAFLVEEIVDPRDTRPLLCEFANLAAPRRRPGPTARGMRP; from the coding sequence GTGAGCGAGACGTGGGAGCCCGAGGTCGCCGAGCTGCGGCGGCGGGAGGCGCTGGCCCGGGAGATGGGCGGGCCGGAGAAGGTGGCCCGCCAGCACGCCGCCGGCCGGCTCACCGTGCGGGAGCGCATCGACGCCCTGCTCGACCCGGGCTCGTTCCACGAGGTCGGCGCGCTGGCCGGCAAGGCGACCTACGACGAGGACGGCGCGCTGGCCTCGTTCACGCCGGCCAACTTCGTGTTCGGGCGGGGCCGGGTCGACGGCCGCCCGGTCGTGGTCGGCGGCGACGACTTCACCGTGCGGGGCGGCGCCGCCGACGCCGCCATCTTCGGCAAGCAGGTGATGGCCGAGCGGATGGCGAACGAGCTGCGGCTGCCGCTCGTCCGCCTGGTCGACGGCACCGGCGGCGGCGGGTCGGTGAAGTCCCTCGACCAGGACCGCCGCACCTACGTCCCCTGGAACCCGGGCTGGGAGCTGGTGGTCGGCAACCTGGCCACCGTGCCGGTCGTGGCCCTGGCCCTCGGGCCGGTGGCCGGCCTCGGCGCGGCGCGCGTCGTCAGCAGCCACTACTCGGTGATGGTGCGGGCGACGGCTCAGGTGTTCGTGGCCGGCCCGCCGCTCGTGGCCCGGGTCGGCGAGCAGGTGGACAAGGAGGGGCTCGGCGGCAGCGCCATCCACACCGCCAACGGCGTGGTCGACGACGGGGTGGACAGCGAGGAGGAGGCGTTCGAGCGGGCCCGCCGGTTCCTGTCCTACCTGCCGTCCTCGGTGGACGAGGTGGCGGCCAGGACCGAGCCGGAGGACGACCCGGAGCGGCGGGAGGAGTGGCTGATCGGCGCCGTCCCCCGCGACCGCCGGACGGTCTACCGGCCCCGGCCGATCGTCGAGGCCGTCGTCGACCGGGGCTCGTGGTTCGAGCTGGGCCGGGGCTGGGGCCGCTCGGCGGTGACCGGCCTGGCCCGCCTCGACGGGTGGCCGGTGGCCGTGCTGGCCGGCGACCCCTACCACTACGGCGGCGGGTGGACGGCGGCCGCCGCCGACAAGGTCACCCGCTTCGTGGACCTGGCCGACACGTTCCACCTGCCGGTCGTGCACCTCGTCGACCAGCCGGGGTTCGTGATCGGCAGCGCGGCCGAGCGGGCCGGCACCATCCGGGCCGGCGCCCGCACCCTGGCGGCGATCCACCAGGCGTCGGTCCCGTGGTGCTCGGTGATCCTCCGCAAGGTGTTCGGGGTGGCCGGCGCCGCCCACCAGGACGCCAGCCGCCTGTCGTACCGCTACGCCTGGCCGTCGGGCGACTGGGGGTCGCTGCCGCTCGAGGGTGGCGTGGAGGCGGCCTACAAGGCCCAGCTCGAGGCCGAGCCCGACGAGGCGGCGCGCGCCGCGCTCCTGGAGGAGCTGACGGCCCGGCTGGAGCGGGTCAGGTCGCCGTTCCGCACGGCCGAGGCGTTCCTCGTCGAGGAGATCGTCGACCCCCGCGACACCCGCCCCCTGCTGTGCGAGTTCGCCAACCTGGCCGCCCCGCGGCGCCGGCCCGGGCCGACGGCGAGGGGGATGCGGCCCTAG
- a CDS encoding VOC family protein, protein MAPTVDELVVGDEPAAWAAAGFAVDGDGTCRVGPVRILLAGPGGGRHLRSWSLRDLPAGAPAAVDGIPTAASARRPPEPAAHPNGAVAVDHVVVRSPDVDRTAAAVTAAAGVEVRRVRHAGGDPPVRQVFFRLGEVVLELIGPEEPDRSDPRPARLWGLAHTVADLDATAALLGDRLGPVRDAVQPGRRIATLRHRELGLSVPTAFMSR, encoded by the coding sequence GTGGCCCCGACCGTCGACGAGCTGGTGGTGGGGGACGAGCCGGCGGCGTGGGCGGCGGCCGGCTTCGCGGTCGACGGCGACGGCACCTGCCGGGTCGGGCCCGTCCGCATCCTGCTGGCCGGGCCGGGCGGCGGCCGGCACCTGCGGTCGTGGTCGCTGCGGGACCTGCCGGCCGGCGCCCCGGCCGCCGTCGACGGCATCCCGACGGCCGCGTCCGCCCGCCGGCCGCCGGAGCCGGCCGCGCACCCGAACGGCGCGGTCGCCGTCGACCACGTGGTCGTCCGCTCCCCCGACGTGGACCGCACGGCGGCGGCGGTCACGGCCGCCGCCGGCGTCGAGGTCCGCCGGGTCCGCCACGCCGGCGGCGACCCGCCGGTCCGCCAGGTCTTCTTCCGCCTCGGCGAGGTGGTGCTGGAGCTGATCGGGCCCGAGGAGCCGGACCGGTCCGACCCCCGCCCGGCCCGCCTCTGGGGCCTGGCCCACACGGTCGCCGACCTGGACGCCACAGCCGCCCTCCTCGGCGACCGCCTCGGCCCCGTGCGGGACGCCGTGCAGCCCGGCCGCCGCATCGCCACCCTCCGCCACCGCGAGCTCGGCCTGTCCGTCCCGACGGCGTTCATGAGCCGGTGA
- a CDS encoding purine-nucleoside phosphorylase gives MEPFAAALSAAEALAAATGVERHDVAVVLGSGWAVAAEGLGTTVAEVALADLPGFPPPTVAGHGAAVRSVTVGDRRVLLFLGRVHLYEGHPAWTVVHGVRTAVLSGCGVVILTNAAGSLRADFPVGTAVLLSDHLNLTGASPLVGPAPPEDRGPRFADLTDAYSPRLRALAREVEPGLPEGIYAALLGGAYETPAEVRMLRLLGADLVGMSTALETIAARHLGAEVLGVSLVTNQAAGLGATPLDHAEVLAAGSAAGDRMAGLVRGVIERL, from the coding sequence ATGGAGCCGTTCGCCGCCGCCCTGTCCGCTGCCGAGGCCCTGGCCGCCGCCACCGGCGTCGAGCGCCACGACGTGGCCGTCGTGCTCGGCTCGGGCTGGGCGGTGGCCGCCGAGGGGCTCGGCACGACGGTGGCGGAGGTGGCCCTGGCCGACCTGCCCGGCTTCCCGCCGCCGACGGTGGCCGGCCACGGCGCCGCCGTCCGGTCGGTGACGGTCGGCGACCGGCGGGTGCTGCTGTTCCTCGGCCGCGTGCACCTGTACGAGGGCCACCCGGCCTGGACGGTCGTCCACGGCGTCCGCACGGCCGTGCTGAGCGGCTGCGGGGTCGTGATCCTGACCAACGCGGCGGGCTCGCTGCGGGCCGACTTCCCGGTCGGCACCGCCGTGCTGCTGTCCGACCACCTGAACCTCACCGGCGCCTCGCCGCTCGTCGGGCCGGCACCGCCGGAGGACCGCGGCCCCCGCTTCGCCGACCTGACCGATGCCTACTCGCCCCGCCTGCGGGCGCTGGCCAGGGAGGTCGAGCCCGGCCTGCCCGAGGGCATCTACGCCGCGCTGCTCGGCGGCGCCTACGAGACCCCGGCCGAGGTCCGCATGCTGCGCCTGCTCGGCGCCGACCTCGTCGGCATGTCCACCGCCCTGGAGACGATCGCCGCCCGCCACCTCGGGGCCGAGGTGCTCGGCGTCTCGCTCGTCACCAACCAGGCCGCCGGCCTCGGCGCCACCCCGCTCGACCACGCCGAGGTGCTGGCCGCCGGGTCGGCGGCCGGCGACCGGATGGCCGGGCTCGTCAGGGGTGTGATCGAGCGGCTGTAG
- a CDS encoding aldo/keto reductase, with protein MEHRTLGRTGVQVSPLCLGAMMFGAWGNPDHDESVRIVHAALDAGINFVDTADVYSAGESEEIVAKAIAGRRDEVVLATKVHGQMGKDPNERGNSRRWIVRECEASLRRLGTDRIDLYQIHRPDPTTEIDETLAALTDLVRAGKVLYVGSSTFPASEIVEAQWVAERRGHVRFVCEQPPYSLLVRGIEADVLPTCQRYGMGVIPWSPLAGGWLSGKWRLGAEDLTSRRAQRLPDRYDLSMVENQRKLEAADALARLADEAGMTLVHLAVAWVINHPAVTSAIIGPRTMDQLTSQLGAVDVTLEPDLLDRIDEVVPPGTNFSWADAGYRPPSLEPAARRR; from the coding sequence GTGGAGCACCGCACGCTGGGACGCACGGGCGTCCAGGTCAGCCCGCTGTGCCTCGGCGCCATGATGTTCGGCGCCTGGGGCAACCCCGACCACGACGAGTCCGTCCGCATCGTCCACGCCGCCCTCGACGCCGGCATCAACTTCGTCGACACGGCGGACGTGTACTCGGCCGGCGAGTCCGAGGAGATCGTGGCGAAGGCCATCGCCGGCCGGCGCGACGAGGTCGTCCTCGCCACCAAGGTCCACGGCCAGATGGGCAAGGATCCGAACGAGCGGGGCAACTCCCGGCGCTGGATCGTCCGGGAGTGCGAGGCCAGCCTCCGCCGCCTCGGGACCGACCGCATCGACCTCTACCAGATCCACCGGCCCGACCCGACCACCGAGATCGACGAGACCCTCGCCGCGCTCACCGACCTCGTGCGGGCCGGCAAGGTCCTCTACGTCGGCAGCTCGACGTTCCCGGCGTCCGAGATCGTCGAGGCCCAGTGGGTGGCCGAGCGGCGCGGGCACGTCCGCTTCGTGTGCGAGCAGCCGCCGTACTCGCTGCTCGTGCGGGGCATCGAGGCCGACGTGCTGCCCACGTGCCAGCGCTACGGCATGGGCGTGATCCCGTGGAGCCCGCTGGCCGGCGGGTGGCTGTCGGGCAAGTGGCGGCTCGGGGCCGAGGACCTCACCAGCCGGCGGGCCCAGCGCCTGCCCGACCGCTACGACCTGTCGATGGTCGAGAACCAGCGCAAGCTGGAGGCCGCCGACGCGCTGGCCCGGCTGGCCGACGAGGCGGGCATGACCCTCGTCCACCTCGCCGTCGCCTGGGTGATCAACCACCCGGCGGTCACCTCGGCCATCATCGGCCCCCGCACCATGGACCAGCTGACGTCGCAGCTCGGCGCCGTCGACGTCACCCTCGAGCCCGACCTGCTCGACCGCATCGACGAGGTCGTGCCGCCCGGCACCAACTTCAGCTGGGCCGACGCCGGCTACCGGCCGCCCTCGCTGGAGCCCGCCGCCCGCCGCCGCTGA
- a CDS encoding maleylpyruvate isomerase family mycothiol-dependent enzyme encodes MAAIPQTDVDLLLELLEGATDRLVATLATVGEEEAAGPSALPGWTRAHLLTHLARNAEDHRRMAEAAAAGEVAEQYPGGDDQREAEIEEGPAKPAAVLVEEVTRSAAELRAAWDAMPEDAWERPIAMLDGTMPARVGPRSRLTECELHHVDLRLGYRPADWPAEVAAVLLPRVADELVDRGGRLDPPMPTVVVRPTDAQGEWAIGTGEGGATVTGPAAALVAWLAGRGWALDDGDLVVDGDRAVVDALPERLPYG; translated from the coding sequence ATGGCGGCCATCCCCCAGACCGACGTCGACCTCCTGCTCGAGCTCCTGGAGGGGGCGACCGACCGGCTGGTCGCCACCCTCGCCACCGTGGGCGAGGAGGAGGCGGCGGGGCCGTCGGCCCTGCCCGGGTGGACGAGGGCCCACCTGCTCACCCACCTCGCCCGCAACGCCGAGGACCACCGGCGCATGGCCGAGGCGGCCGCGGCGGGCGAGGTCGCCGAGCAGTACCCGGGCGGCGACGACCAGCGGGAGGCCGAGATCGAGGAGGGGCCGGCCAAGCCGGCGGCCGTGCTGGTCGAGGAGGTCACCCGGTCGGCGGCAGAGCTGCGGGCGGCGTGGGACGCCATGCCCGAGGACGCCTGGGAGCGCCCCATCGCCATGCTCGACGGCACCATGCCGGCCCGGGTCGGCCCCCGGTCGCGGCTGACCGAGTGCGAGCTCCACCACGTCGACCTCCGGCTCGGCTACCGGCCGGCGGACTGGCCGGCCGAGGTGGCGGCCGTGCTGCTGCCCCGGGTGGCCGACGAGCTCGTGGACCGGGGCGGCCGCCTCGACCCGCCCATGCCCACGGTCGTCGTCCGACCCACCGACGCCCAGGGCGAGTGGGCCATCGGCACCGGGGAAGGGGGCGCCACCGTCACCGGCCCGGCGGCCGCGCTGGTGGCCTGGCTGGCCGGGCGGGGCTGGGCGCTGGACGACGGCGACCTGGTCGTGGACGGCGACCGGGCCGTGGTCGACGCCCTGCCCGAGCGCCTGCCCTACGGCTGA